One window from the genome of Rhodobacteraceae bacterium S2214 encodes:
- a CDS encoding ABC transporter ATP-binding protein: MIVVENLVKTFGGFRAVDGASLEIGEGTITGLIGPNGAGKTTLFNVIAGVHEPTAGRVTMAGEDITGLPPHKLFHKGLLRTFQIAHEFSSMTVRENLMMVPGAQSGETLWNAWFGRRGIAEEERALGAKADEVLEFLTIDHLTHEKAGNLSGGQKKLLELGRTMMVDAKIVFLDEVGAGVNRTLLNTIGDAIIRLNKERGYTFVVIEHDMDFIERLCDPVICMAEGKVLAEGTLAEIKANEQVIEAYLGTGLKNKDKLAAT, translated from the coding sequence ATGATCGTCGTAGAGAATTTGGTGAAAACCTTTGGTGGTTTTCGCGCTGTTGATGGTGCGTCGTTGGAAATCGGCGAAGGGACAATTACAGGATTGATCGGCCCGAACGGAGCCGGAAAAACCACGCTTTTCAATGTGATCGCGGGCGTACATGAACCAACTGCGGGTCGTGTGACAATGGCGGGTGAAGATATCACAGGCCTGCCGCCGCATAAATTATTTCATAAAGGGTTGCTGCGGACCTTTCAAATCGCACATGAATTTTCATCCATGACTGTTCGCGAAAACCTAATGATGGTGCCCGGTGCCCAATCAGGTGAAACGCTCTGGAACGCATGGTTTGGGCGCCGCGGCATCGCCGAAGAAGAACGAGCGTTAGGCGCGAAAGCCGATGAAGTTCTCGAATTCCTCACAATTGATCATCTGACCCATGAAAAAGCGGGCAACTTGTCCGGTGGACAGAAGAAGCTGTTGGAACTTGGCCGGACGATGATGGTCGATGCCAAAATTGTGTTCCTCGACGAAGTCGGGGCTGGCGTGAATCGTACCCTGCTGAACACAATTGGTGATGCGATCATCCGATTGAATAAAGAACGCGGCTACACCTTCGTCGTCATCGAACACGACATGGATTTCATCGAACGGCTTTGCGATCCGGTTATTTGTATGGCCGAAGGCAAGGTGCTCGCTGAAGGCACACTGGCAGAGATCAAAGCAAATGAACAAGTGATCGAGGCCTATTTGGGCACTGGATTGAAGAACAAAGACAAGCTGGCTGCAACGTGA
- a CDS encoding ABC transporter substrate-binding protein, producing MKNLLMASTAIAMTAGAAFAEDVKIGVILGFTGPLESITPAMGAGAELAMAEVSESGALLDGSTVTSVRGDSTCIDAGAATTAAERLITAEGVNAIMGADCSGVTGAILSNVALPNGTVMISPSATSPGLSTAEDNGLFFRTAPSDARQGVIITEILQDRGISEVALTYTNNDYGKGLADAFQGAFEAAGGTVTISAAHEDGKADYAAEVGALASAGGEVLVVAGYVDQGGSGVVRGALDSGAFDTFYFPDGMVGAKLNENFGEELNGSYGAYPGTDNAGAGKFVELAEAAGFDGTGAFAPESYDAAALIMLAMQAAGSSDSADFKDHVMDVANAPGVEIMPGELAKGLELIAAGEDIDYVGASAVELIGPGESAGNYQEIEFADGEYSTIGYR from the coding sequence ATGAAAAATCTTTTGATGGCTTCAACAGCCATTGCAATGACTGCTGGTGCGGCTTTTGCTGAAGACGTAAAAATTGGTGTGATCCTCGGTTTTACCGGTCCACTTGAATCCATCACACCTGCGATGGGTGCTGGTGCTGAACTCGCCATGGCTGAAGTCAGCGAATCCGGCGCATTGCTCGACGGTTCAACCGTCACATCAGTACGCGGCGATTCCACATGTATCGATGCGGGTGCGGCGACAACTGCTGCAGAACGTTTGATCACAGCCGAAGGCGTGAACGCCATCATGGGCGCTGATTGTTCCGGCGTCACAGGTGCTATCCTGTCCAACGTGGCACTGCCAAACGGCACAGTGATGATTTCGCCATCCGCGACATCACCGGGCCTCTCCACAGCAGAAGACAACGGTCTGTTCTTCCGCACAGCCCCGTCTGACGCACGTCAGGGCGTGATCATCACAGAAATCCTGCAAGATCGCGGCATTTCCGAAGTTGCTTTGACATACACAAACAACGACTACGGCAAGGGTCTTGCTGATGCGTTCCAAGGTGCTTTTGAGGCAGCTGGCGGCACGGTGACAATCTCTGCCGCACACGAAGACGGCAAAGCTGACTACGCGGCTGAAGTTGGTGCATTGGCATCCGCTGGCGGCGAAGTTCTGGTTGTTGCGGGCTACGTTGACCAAGGCGGTTCCGGCGTTGTGCGCGGTGCGCTTGATTCTGGCGCGTTTGACACGTTCTACTTCCCAGACGGCATGGTTGGCGCAAAGCTGAACGAAAACTTCGGTGAGGAACTGAACGGTTCTTACGGCGCATACCCGGGTACTGACAACGCAGGTGCTGGCAAGTTTGTTGAACTGGCTGAAGCTGCTGGCTTTGACGGTACAGGCGCATTCGCACCTGAATCTTATGACGCTGCTGCCCTGATCATGTTGGCGATGCAAGCGGCTGGGTCTTCTGATTCTGCTGACTTCAAAGATCACGTGATGGACGTCGCAAACGCACCGGGCGTTGAAATCATGCCGGGTGAACTAGCCAAAGGTCTTGAACTGATCGCAGCTGGCGAAGACATCGACTACGTTGGTGCATCCGCTGTTGAACTGATCGGACCGGGTGAATCTGCTGGTAACTACCAAGAGATCGAATTCGCTGACGGCGAATATTCCACCATCGGTTACCGTTAA
- a CDS encoding peptidoglycan-binding protein gives MLRSRLFINNQRLNAAANNNPVIRRGEPDRDAVRLLQQALRDLQVATMRRSIGADGMFDGDFGGETFRALKRFQHDNSAGGATGNGTGIADRETLLLMDSLLVPLNIAPLTPTTAAAAAPPVETPATLARSTPRLPTGTQLRQQYGAFTAVGGKPCQRGITHQCAIRLTIALARCNIGFHLSPSRVGELYVHSPNSALCGGGLEAHDASARRVFNYISGFWNFTAYSIHRSMSGRDIYSRIRDTPAIIYFHRLSGGTNHIDFFDGARIMNDELNYAAPGEPRRGRPDATFQATRRAIHVLPLLR, from the coding sequence ATGCTGCGAAGCCGTTTGTTTATCAATAATCAAAGATTGAATGCCGCCGCCAACAATAATCCGGTGATCAGGCGTGGTGAGCCGGATCGCGATGCGGTTCGGTTGTTGCAACAAGCGTTGCGCGACCTGCAGGTCGCCACAATGCGGCGTTCCATCGGGGCCGACGGGATGTTCGACGGGGACTTTGGCGGGGAAACATTCCGCGCACTCAAAAGATTCCAGCACGATAATTCAGCCGGTGGTGCGACAGGCAATGGCACAGGCATTGCGGATCGCGAGACGTTGTTGTTGATGGACAGCCTGCTTGTTCCACTAAACATTGCCCCCTTAACGCCCACAACCGCCGCCGCCGCAGCCCCACCGGTCGAGACACCGGCCACATTAGCCCGCAGCACACCGAGATTGCCGACTGGTACACAACTGCGCCAGCAATACGGCGCATTCACAGCGGTTGGCGGCAAGCCTTGCCAACGCGGAATCACCCATCAATGTGCTATCCGCCTGACGATTGCATTGGCGCGGTGCAACATCGGCTTTCACCTGTCGCCAAGCCGCGTCGGGGAACTGTACGTCCATTCCCCCAATTCTGCGCTGTGCGGCGGTGGTTTGGAGGCGCACGATGCAAGTGCGCGCCGCGTCTTCAATTACATCTCGGGTTTTTGGAATTTCACGGCCTATAGCATCCACCGCAGCATGTCGGGCCGCGATATTTACTCGCGTATTCGCGACACACCCGCAATCATCTACTTTCACCGACTTAGCGGTGGAACCAATCACATCGACTTCTTCGATGGTGCGCGGATCATGAATGACGAACTAAATTATGCAGCCCCAGGAGAGCCGCGGCGCGGACGTCCCGATGCGACATTTCAGGCGACACGGCGTGCAATCCACGTTTTACCGCTGCTGCGCTAA
- a CDS encoding GlxA family transcriptional regulator: MSVSDTPTLTNDLGKPKRFVFVLLDQFTMLCFASAVESLRIANRTAGQPLYDWRFIGEDSGMATCSNGCSFQLDADLDELNRDDIVMICGGVNIQAATTKKVLNWVRREARRGVTMAGLCTAGYTLAKAGLLDGKKATIHWENQDSFIEEFEDIELTKSVYVIDGNRITTAGGTASIDLMLKIIAQDHGEDLANAVADQLIYSSIRTDQDTQRLSVPTRIGVRHPKLSRVIQMMEKNIEEPISPAVLAKEVGMSTRQLERLFRRYLSRSPKRYYMELRLGRARNLLMQTDMTVINVALACGFASPSHFSKCYRSHYNTTPYRERGTQASSPV; encoded by the coding sequence ATGAGCGTTTCTGACACCCCCACTTTGACGAATGACTTGGGCAAACCGAAACGGTTTGTGTTTGTTCTGCTCGATCAATTCACGATGCTTTGCTTTGCAAGTGCTGTTGAAAGTTTGCGCATTGCAAACCGGACAGCTGGCCAGCCGCTTTATGACTGGCGTTTTATCGGTGAAGACAGCGGGATGGCGACGTGTTCCAACGGGTGTTCGTTTCAGCTTGATGCCGATCTGGATGAGCTGAACCGCGACGATATCGTCATGATTTGCGGTGGCGTGAACATCCAAGCGGCCACAACGAAAAAGGTTCTGAATTGGGTGCGCCGTGAAGCAAGACGCGGTGTGACGATGGCCGGGCTGTGTACGGCTGGTTATACGTTGGCCAAAGCCGGATTGTTGGATGGTAAGAAAGCGACGATCCATTGGGAAAACCAAGACAGCTTTATCGAAGAATTCGAAGATATTGAACTGACGAAGTCGGTCTACGTGATTGATGGCAACCGGATCACCACGGCGGGCGGCACCGCATCTATTGATCTGATGCTCAAGATCATCGCCCAAGACCACGGCGAAGATTTGGCGAACGCGGTCGCCGATCAATTGATTTATTCGTCCATCCGCACCGACCAAGATACCCAACGTCTATCCGTTCCGACACGTATTGGTGTCCGGCATCCCAAGCTAAGCCGTGTCATTCAGATGATGGAAAAGAATATCGAAGAGCCGATCAGCCCTGCTGTGCTAGCAAAAGAAGTTGGCATGTCGACACGTCAACTAGAACGCTTGTTCCGGCGGTATCTGTCCCGCAGCCCCAAACGGTACTACATGGAACTAAGGTTAGGCCGTGCCCGTAACCTGTTGATGCAAACCGATATGACGGTGATTAACGTGGCCTTGGCCTGTGGTTTCGCGTCACCGTCGCATTTCTCGAAATGCTATCGGTCGCATTACAATACGACACCTTACCGCGAACGCGGAACGCAGGCGTCATCGCCCGTGTGA
- a CDS encoding 3-deoxy-7-phosphoheptulonate synthase class II encodes MTTWQKTDWRSKPRIQMPTYTDAAALKAVEARLSSYPPLVFAGEARRLRDHLAACGRGDAFLLQGGDCAESFAEFSADGIRDTFKVMLQMAMVLTYGAKVPVVKVGRMAGQMAKPRSADTETVDGVELPSYRGDIINGFDFTEAARVPDPERMTQAYMQAAATLNLLRAFSTGGYADVHKVHQWTLGFTDAAGAAKYRDMAERISDTLAFMEAAGISTETNHELSTVEFYTSHEALLLEYEEALTRVDSTSGKMLAGSGHMIWIGDRTRQPDGAHVEFCSGVQNPIGLKCGPTMTTGHLKALMAKLNPHNEEGRLTLIARFGAGSVGEHLPRLIKAVQEEGANVTWTCDAMHGNTIKSSTGYKTRPFDSVLREVKEFFGVHNAEGTIPGGVHFEMTGADVTECTGGVRAVTDENLADRYHTACDPRLNASQSLELAFLVSEELSNRRTQLKAAAAG; translated from the coding sequence ATGACGACATGGCAAAAAACGGACTGGCGCAGCAAGCCCCGGATCCAAATGCCAACCTATACCGACGCGGCGGCTTTGAAAGCTGTCGAAGCGCGGTTGTCGTCATATCCACCATTGGTATTTGCAGGTGAAGCACGCCGTCTGCGCGATCATCTGGCAGCATGCGGACGCGGCGACGCGTTCTTGCTGCAAGGTGGGGATTGCGCGGAAAGCTTTGCTGAATTCTCAGCCGACGGCATCCGCGACACGTTCAAAGTGATGCTGCAGATGGCGATGGTGCTGACATACGGCGCAAAAGTACCTGTCGTAAAGGTTGGTCGCATGGCCGGCCAAATGGCGAAACCACGGTCCGCAGACACAGAGACAGTCGATGGCGTGGAACTGCCAAGCTACCGCGGCGACATCATCAACGGTTTTGATTTCACCGAAGCCGCACGTGTGCCTGATCCAGAACGCATGACACAGGCCTACATGCAGGCTGCTGCAACGTTGAACCTTCTGCGCGCTTTCTCAACTGGCGGCTACGCTGACGTGCACAAAGTCCACCAGTGGACATTGGGCTTCACAGACGCGGCTGGCGCTGCAAAATACCGTGATATGGCAGAGCGTATTTCAGATACGCTGGCCTTCATGGAAGCGGCTGGTATCTCAACAGAAACAAACCACGAGCTGAGCACTGTTGAATTCTACACATCCCACGAAGCCCTACTTCTGGAATATGAAGAAGCCCTGACACGTGTTGATTCAACATCTGGCAAAATGCTGGCTGGTTCCGGCCACATGATCTGGATCGGTGACCGGACACGTCAGCCTGACGGTGCGCATGTTGAATTCTGTTCTGGCGTGCAAAACCCGATCGGTCTGAAATGCGGTCCAACCATGACAACAGGGCACCTGAAGGCACTGATGGCAAAGCTGAACCCACACAACGAAGAAGGTCGTTTGACCCTCATCGCGCGTTTCGGTGCTGGCTCTGTTGGTGAACACCTGCCACGCTTGATCAAAGCCGTGCAGGAAGAAGGTGCGAACGTGACTTGGACGTGTGATGCGATGCACGGCAACACGATCAAATCGTCAACGGGCTACAAAACTCGTCCATTCGATAGCGTCCTGCGTGAAGTGAAGGAATTCTTCGGCGTGCATAACGCAGAAGGTACAATTCCGGGCGGTGTGCATTTCGAAATGACCGGCGCAGACGTTACTGAGTGCACAGGCGGTGTCCGTGCGGTGACGGACGAAAACCTAGCCGATCGGTATCACACTGCTTGCGATCCACGTTTGAACGCGTCTCAGTCTTTGGAACTTGCGTTCCTCGTTTCTGAAGAACTGTCCAACCGTCGCACACAGCTGAAAGCAGCTGCAGCAGGCTAA
- a CDS encoding PAS domain-containing protein, whose translation MPNEREYTTQHRTPFHDQAGEDVLTRVEAHWQDMRKGSALPNRVDMTPGPLSDSLAHCFTLERVTPSVARFRVAGRAIHQILNLEPRGMPISALFTPMGREMVAPIIYDVCEGPEISEIPLVAPRGLGRSPLRGRMLLLPLKHDGEAVNRIFGAIVIDGRAGRRPLRFEFDSEQSLRSEPVQPVIRTVHEILKYPDVAPVATPPLPSPQIWEPPALQPTSTPTPALRLVVDNT comes from the coding sequence ATGCCCAATGAGCGTGAGTATACAACCCAACACCGCACCCCGTTTCACGATCAGGCGGGCGAAGACGTTCTAACGCGTGTCGAAGCGCATTGGCAGGATATGCGCAAAGGATCGGCCCTGCCAAACCGTGTTGATATGACACCTGGACCGTTGTCGGATAGCCTTGCGCATTGTTTTACCTTGGAACGTGTCACCCCGTCCGTCGCGCGTTTTCGCGTTGCTGGTCGCGCTATTCACCAAATACTGAATCTTGAGCCACGCGGCATGCCGATCAGCGCGCTTTTCACACCAATGGGCCGTGAAATGGTTGCGCCGATTATTTACGACGTATGTGAAGGGCCTGAAATTAGCGAAATCCCATTGGTCGCGCCACGTGGCCTAGGCCGCAGCCCATTGCGTGGTCGGATGTTGCTACTGCCATTGAAGCACGATGGTGAGGCGGTGAACCGTATTTTCGGCGCGATCGTGATTGACGGACGTGCGGGACGGCGTCCGCTTCGGTTTGAATTTGATAGCGAACAGTCGTTGCGCAGCGAACCTGTGCAGCCTGTCATCCGCACGGTCCACGAAATCCTGAAGTATCCGGATGTCGCACCGGTCGCCACACCGCCGCTCCCTTCCCCGCAGATATGGGAACCGCCTGCGTTACAGCCTACCTCGACACCTACGCCAGCTTTGCGTTTGGTCGTCGATAACACCTGA
- a CDS encoding YicC family protein, with product MIQSMTAFASRTGHADGATWAWEVRSVNARGLDLRLRLPDGIDGLEADIRAAFTKAIKRGNVSLTLRLTMNDTAQNLSLDEAQLDRVLGALDVIQERAFTMGVTLGQPTTADVLNQRGVVQNAGNEGPSAEIVAAIKADIGPLLHDLVNMREREGQSLNAIIATQLSDIAGNIANAEAAIIERRPEAEKALQTAMERVLSNTDLDPDKLAQEMAALAVKTDVTEEIDRLKAHVTAASELLEVAQKEYHPVGRKLDFLSQEFNREANTLCSKAQHTKLTGIGLELKTLIDQMREQIQNVE from the coding sequence ATGATCCAATCAATGACAGCATTTGCCAGCCGGACAGGCCATGCGGATGGGGCAACTTGGGCGTGGGAGGTGCGGAGCGTGAACGCACGCGGATTGGATCTACGGCTACGACTGCCGGACGGCATTGATGGGCTGGAAGCCGACATTCGCGCGGCATTCACCAAGGCGATCAAACGCGGCAATGTCAGCCTGACATTGCGTCTTACAATGAATGATACAGCGCAAAACCTGTCTTTGGACGAAGCGCAATTGGACCGCGTGCTCGGCGCGCTGGACGTCATTCAGGAACGCGCATTTACGATGGGTGTGACCCTTGGCCAACCAACAACTGCGGATGTCCTGAACCAACGGGGCGTTGTGCAAAACGCGGGCAACGAAGGGCCGAGTGCTGAAATCGTGGCGGCGATCAAAGCAGATATCGGACCGCTTCTGCATGATCTGGTGAACATGCGGGAACGCGAAGGCCAAAGCCTGAACGCGATCATCGCAACACAATTGTCTGATATCGCAGGGAATATCGCAAACGCAGAAGCCGCTATCATCGAACGACGCCCTGAGGCGGAAAAAGCGCTGCAAACGGCGATGGAACGTGTGCTCAGCAATACCGACCTTGATCCGGACAAGCTGGCACAGGAAATGGCCGCATTGGCCGTCAAAACCGATGTGACCGAAGAAATCGACCGCCTGAAAGCACATGTCACCGCCGCGTCCGAACTGCTCGAAGTGGCGCAAAAAGAATATCACCCTGTGGGCCGGAAACTGGATTTCCTGTCACAGGAATTTAACCGCGAAGCTAATACGCTGTGTTCCAAAGCGCAGCACACAAAACTGACCGGGATCGGGCTTGAACTCAAAACACTTATCGATCAGATGCGCGAACAGATTCAGAATGTGGAGTAA
- the gmk gene encoding guanylate kinase: protein MARRGLLIILSSPSGAGKSTLARALRKWDDTLRFSVSATTRAPRQGEVDGQDYFFVTEETFKRQVSDKEMLEHARVFGNYYGSPQGPVSEAIEAGRDVLFDIDWQGAQQISTSALKDHVLSIFILPPSITELHRRLVSRGQDDDETIEKRMQKSWDEISHWDGYDYVLVNDDLATTEERLKTIISAERLRASQQPDLMDHVRTLQDQFEER from the coding sequence ATGGCGCGTCGTGGACTACTAATTATTTTGTCTTCTCCATCCGGTGCAGGCAAATCGACTTTGGCGCGCGCATTGCGGAAATGGGACGACACACTGCGGTTTTCCGTTTCGGCGACGACACGTGCTCCGCGTCAGGGTGAAGTCGATGGCCAAGACTATTTCTTCGTGACAGAAGAAACCTTTAAGCGACAGGTTTCAGACAAAGAAATGCTCGAACACGCTCGCGTTTTCGGAAATTACTACGGATCGCCACAAGGTCCCGTGTCAGAAGCAATCGAAGCGGGGCGTGATGTTTTGTTCGATATCGACTGGCAGGGCGCGCAGCAGATTTCCACATCTGCGTTGAAGGATCACGTGTTGTCGATCTTCATCCTGCCGCCGTCCATCACAGAACTGCACCGTCGCCTCGTCTCGCGTGGACAAGACGACGATGAGACAATCGAAAAGCGGATGCAAAAAAGCTGGGACGAAATCAGTCACTGGGACGGGTATGACTATGTTCTGGTGAACGATGATCTGGCCACCACCGAAGAACGACTGAAAACCATCATTTCCGCTGAACGTCTAAGGGCCAGTCAGCAACCTGATCTGATGGATCACGTCCGCACGCTGCAAGATCAATTCGAGGAACGCTAA
- a CDS encoding gamma carbonic anhydrase family protein, whose amino-acid sequence MLYEINDVRPQVDPTAWIAPGTHVIGNTALLANSSVWFGTTIRGDNEPIVVGEGSNVQENCVLHTDPGSPLTIGTNCTIGHKAMLHGCTIGDNSLVGMGATILNGAVIGKNCLIGAGALVTEGKVIPDGSLVMGSPGKIVRDLDAAAIKGLTLSAIHYQQNAARFRDGLKVIAD is encoded by the coding sequence ATGTTGTATGAAATCAATGACGTACGACCACAAGTCGATCCAACCGCATGGATAGCACCCGGCACGCATGTCATTGGTAATACGGCACTTCTTGCCAATTCATCGGTCTGGTTCGGGACAACGATCCGTGGCGATAACGAACCTATTGTGGTCGGTGAAGGCAGCAACGTGCAGGAAAACTGCGTTTTGCATACTGATCCGGGTAGCCCGCTGACCATCGGGACAAATTGCACCATCGGTCACAAAGCAATGCTGCACGGCTGTACCATCGGCGATAACAGTCTTGTCGGCATGGGCGCTACCATCCTGAACGGGGCCGTGATCGGGAAAAACTGCCTCATTGGGGCAGGGGCTTTGGTGACCGAAGGCAAGGTGATCCCGGATGGGTCGCTTGTCATGGGATCACCAGGCAAAATCGTGCGGGACCTTGATGCGGCTGCAATCAAAGGGCTGACGCTATCTGCAATCCACTACCAACAAAACGCAGCGCGTTTTCGGGATGGGCTGAAAGTAATCGCTGACTAA
- a CDS encoding two-component sensor histidine kinase, which yields MSNFPLKVLLNSVKSPIVIIGPDQRISMQNPAATELLNLDFTGRNYVTALRQPALLDAIDQARRDGSQKTARFIVRSGNADQTFEAIVVPESGQTLIILEDQSAEQDVNSVRRDFVANVSHELRTPLTALLGFIETLQGPAKNDPKAQERFLGIMATEADRLRRLVDDLLSLSRVEETERSRPTDPVDLTTIVGQSVDLLDPLASTAGTHLTVEVPADPVTVPGDAAQLQQVLHNIIENAIKYGASESGITVAIHPERFEKSLQQDCVRISVQDYGIGIPARHLFRLTERFYRVDDHRDREMGGTGLGLAIVKHILNRHRGRLVFESVEGQGTTVTILLPVNAKQVSQQIQDD from the coding sequence ATGTCGAACTTCCCGCTAAAGGTTCTGCTGAACTCAGTTAAATCACCTATCGTTATTATCGGTCCAGACCAACGGATCAGTATGCAAAACCCGGCTGCGACCGAACTACTCAATCTTGACTTTACGGGCCGCAATTATGTGACTGCTTTGCGGCAACCAGCGCTCTTGGATGCAATTGACCAAGCGCGACGCGATGGCTCTCAAAAGACGGCGCGATTTATCGTCCGTTCTGGCAATGCTGATCAAACATTCGAGGCAATCGTTGTGCCTGAATCCGGTCAAACGCTCATAATTCTTGAGGATCAGTCCGCAGAACAAGACGTCAATTCAGTCCGCCGCGACTTTGTTGCGAATGTCAGTCACGAACTGCGCACGCCGCTGACAGCGCTTCTTGGCTTCATTGAAACCCTGCAAGGACCGGCAAAAAATGACCCCAAAGCACAGGAACGGTTCCTTGGGATCATGGCGACTGAAGCGGACAGATTGCGCCGCTTGGTCGATGACCTTTTGTCTCTGTCCCGTGTTGAAGAAACAGAGCGCAGCAGGCCCACTGATCCCGTTGATCTGACAACCATCGTAGGGCAATCCGTCGACCTCCTTGACCCGCTTGCCTCAACCGCAGGCACGCACCTCACGGTTGAAGTGCCTGCGGACCCAGTCACTGTTCCCGGCGACGCGGCACAGCTACAACAAGTGCTTCACAACATTATCGAAAACGCGATCAAATACGGCGCCTCGGAAAGTGGAATCACCGTGGCAATCCACCCCGAACGGTTTGAGAAATCACTGCAACAGGACTGCGTTCGGATATCTGTGCAGGACTATGGCATCGGCATTCCGGCACGGCATCTCTTCCGGCTGACCGAACGCTTTTACCGTGTCGACGATCACCGCGACCGTGAAATGGGCGGGACGGGACTTGGCCTTGCGATTGTGAAACATATCCTTAACCGGCATCGCGGCCGGTTGGTGTTTGAAAGCGTCGAGGGGCAAGGAACAACTGTCACGATTCTCCTTCCAGTGAACGCCAAACAGGTCTCCCAGCAAATACAGGACGATTAA